A window of the Lactuca sativa cultivar Salinas chromosome 5, Lsat_Salinas_v11, whole genome shotgun sequence genome harbors these coding sequences:
- the LOC111884490 gene encoding uncharacterized protein LOC111884490 isoform X2: protein MSRLHTSLLDHNNPFLLTPQSLYLLPRRISNFPPVSVSILSSRRNLTVHSSAIEQRPSNLGNLIPALATSAALLFLTLGGVRSSACFAATSGRLPPAVAVLNDETLVDHQPVQDDGEDENEELKAAFESYKSKTYALTVPLRIVALRNSVPPLWIKNFIQSQGKRVKFRLEFRATLEDIFSELSTTIGKGKTTSKSALGADLVSLGDTWINFAISKKLIEPIQGVDDQEWFHTLSDKWKVYLRRNNEGKSDTKGKIWGVPYRWGSMVIAYRKTKFQQRNLAPIQDWGDLWRSDLGGKIGMVDSPREVIGVVLKYMGASYNTSDIDSQVIGGRNAVKNQLDVFRKQVRLFDSANYLKAFSVGDIWVAVGWSSDIIPVAKRMSDVAVIVPKSGASLWADLWAIPSVSNVDNEELGGRIRGPSPLIHEWIDFCLQPQRSLPFQKEVTAGASPLALDINNNNTTHVFDYEILGKNKAKLDTNLIAGVPPPDILKKCEFLEPLSDSALVDYEWLIGSMEKGNFGIMCKLRDCVSWALEKVKVKL from the exons ATGTCGAGGTTGCATACGTCACTTCTCGACCACAACAATCCCTTCCTCCTTACCCCGCAAAGCCTCTACCTCCTTCCCCGCCGGATTTCCAACTTCCCGCCGGTATCCGTTTCAATTTTATCTTCTCGCCGGAATCTCACCGTACATTCGTCAGCCATCGAACAACGGCCGTCAAATTTAGGCAATCTGATTCCCGCACTTGCCACTTCTGCTGCTCTACTCTTTCTCACCTTGGGTGGAGTTCGTAGCTCCGCCTGCTTCGCTGCTACTTCCGGTCGTCTTCCACCGGCAGTTGCTGTCCTCAATGACGAGACATTGGTCGACCATCAGCCAGTTCAAG ATGATGGAGAAGATGAGAATGAAGAACTGAAAGCTGCGTTTGAGAGTTACAAATCAAAAACTTATGCTCTAACTGTTCCCTTGAGAATTGTTGCTCTTCGCAACTCAGTCCCTCCTTTATGGATCAAG AATTTTATTCAATCTCAAGGAAAGAGAGTGAAGTTTCGTCTCGAATTTCGTGCAACTCTTGAGGATATATTTTCTGAACTCTCTACAACAATTGGTAAAGGAAAGACAACTTCTAAATCTGCTTTGGGTGCTGATCTTGTTTCTCTTGGTGACACCTGGATCAATTTTGCAATTAGCAAGAAACTAATAGAACCCATACAAGGGGTTGATGATCAAGAATGGTTCCACACACTAAGTGACAAGTGGAAG GTATATTTGCGCAGGAATAATGAAGGAAAATCAGATACTAAAGGTAAAATATGGGGTGTTCCATATCGATGGGGAAGCATGGTAATAGCTTACAGAAAAACCAAATTTCAACAGCGTAATTTGGCTCCTATTCAG GATTGGGGGGACTTATGGCGGAGTGATCTTGGTGGGAAGATTGGAATGGTGGATTCTCCAAGAGAGGTTATTGGTGTAGTTTTGAAATACATGGGAGCTTCATATAATACAAGTGACATTGATTCTCAAGTTATTGGTGGGAGAAATGCTGTGAAGAATCAACTTGATGTGTTTAGAAAACAG GTTCGACTATTTGACAGTGCAAATTATCTAAAAGCATTCAGTGTTGGTGACATTTGGGTAGCGGTTGGATGGAGTAGTGACATTATTCCTGTTGCCAAACGCATGTCAGACGTTGCTGTTATTGTTCCAAAATCAGGAGCTAGTTTATGGGCTGATTTATGG GCAATACCATCTGTTTCAAACGTGGATAATGAAGAACTTGGAGGGAGAATTAGAGGGCCATCTCCACTTATCCATGAATGGATAGATTTCTGTTTACAACCTCAAAGATCATTGCCTTTTCAAAAGGAGGTAACAGCTGGCGCATCGCCATTGGCCCTTGATattaacaacaacaacaccacccATGTTTTTGACTATGAAATTCTTGGAAAAAACAAGGCAAAACTTGATACAAACCTCATTGCGGGAGTACCCCCGCCTGATATTTTAAAAAAgtgtgagtttttggagcctttgTCGGATTCGGCATTGGTAGATTATGAGTGGTTGATAGGTAGCATGGAAAAGGGTAATTTTGGAATTATGTGTAAGTTGCGGGATTGCGTGTCATGGGCATTGGAGAAAGTAAAGGTTAAGTTGTAG
- the LOC111884490 gene encoding uncharacterized protein LOC111884490 isoform X1 has protein sequence MSRLHTSLLDHNNPFLLTPQSLYLLPRRISNFPPVSVSILSSRRNLTVHSSAIEQRPSNLGNLIPALATSAALLFLTLGGVRSSACFAATSGRLPPAVAVLNDETLVDHQPVQDTADDGEDENEELKAAFESYKSKTYALTVPLRIVALRNSVPPLWIKNFIQSQGKRVKFRLEFRATLEDIFSELSTTIGKGKTTSKSALGADLVSLGDTWINFAISKKLIEPIQGVDDQEWFHTLSDKWKVYLRRNNEGKSDTKGKIWGVPYRWGSMVIAYRKTKFQQRNLAPIQDWGDLWRSDLGGKIGMVDSPREVIGVVLKYMGASYNTSDIDSQVIGGRNAVKNQLDVFRKQVRLFDSANYLKAFSVGDIWVAVGWSSDIIPVAKRMSDVAVIVPKSGASLWADLWAIPSVSNVDNEELGGRIRGPSPLIHEWIDFCLQPQRSLPFQKEVTAGASPLALDINNNNTTHVFDYEILGKNKAKLDTNLIAGVPPPDILKKCEFLEPLSDSALVDYEWLIGSMEKGNFGIMCKLRDCVSWALEKVKVKL, from the exons ATGTCGAGGTTGCATACGTCACTTCTCGACCACAACAATCCCTTCCTCCTTACCCCGCAAAGCCTCTACCTCCTTCCCCGCCGGATTTCCAACTTCCCGCCGGTATCCGTTTCAATTTTATCTTCTCGCCGGAATCTCACCGTACATTCGTCAGCCATCGAACAACGGCCGTCAAATTTAGGCAATCTGATTCCCGCACTTGCCACTTCTGCTGCTCTACTCTTTCTCACCTTGGGTGGAGTTCGTAGCTCCGCCTGCTTCGCTGCTACTTCCGGTCGTCTTCCACCGGCAGTTGCTGTCCTCAATGACGAGACATTGGTCGACCATCAGCCAGTTCAAG ACACTGCAGATGATGGAGAAGATGAGAATGAAGAACTGAAAGCTGCGTTTGAGAGTTACAAATCAAAAACTTATGCTCTAACTGTTCCCTTGAGAATTGTTGCTCTTCGCAACTCAGTCCCTCCTTTATGGATCAAG AATTTTATTCAATCTCAAGGAAAGAGAGTGAAGTTTCGTCTCGAATTTCGTGCAACTCTTGAGGATATATTTTCTGAACTCTCTACAACAATTGGTAAAGGAAAGACAACTTCTAAATCTGCTTTGGGTGCTGATCTTGTTTCTCTTGGTGACACCTGGATCAATTTTGCAATTAGCAAGAAACTAATAGAACCCATACAAGGGGTTGATGATCAAGAATGGTTCCACACACTAAGTGACAAGTGGAAG GTATATTTGCGCAGGAATAATGAAGGAAAATCAGATACTAAAGGTAAAATATGGGGTGTTCCATATCGATGGGGAAGCATGGTAATAGCTTACAGAAAAACCAAATTTCAACAGCGTAATTTGGCTCCTATTCAG GATTGGGGGGACTTATGGCGGAGTGATCTTGGTGGGAAGATTGGAATGGTGGATTCTCCAAGAGAGGTTATTGGTGTAGTTTTGAAATACATGGGAGCTTCATATAATACAAGTGACATTGATTCTCAAGTTATTGGTGGGAGAAATGCTGTGAAGAATCAACTTGATGTGTTTAGAAAACAG GTTCGACTATTTGACAGTGCAAATTATCTAAAAGCATTCAGTGTTGGTGACATTTGGGTAGCGGTTGGATGGAGTAGTGACATTATTCCTGTTGCCAAACGCATGTCAGACGTTGCTGTTATTGTTCCAAAATCAGGAGCTAGTTTATGGGCTGATTTATGG GCAATACCATCTGTTTCAAACGTGGATAATGAAGAACTTGGAGGGAGAATTAGAGGGCCATCTCCACTTATCCATGAATGGATAGATTTCTGTTTACAACCTCAAAGATCATTGCCTTTTCAAAAGGAGGTAACAGCTGGCGCATCGCCATTGGCCCTTGATattaacaacaacaacaccacccATGTTTTTGACTATGAAATTCTTGGAAAAAACAAGGCAAAACTTGATACAAACCTCATTGCGGGAGTACCCCCGCCTGATATTTTAAAAAAgtgtgagtttttggagcctttgTCGGATTCGGCATTGGTAGATTATGAGTGGTTGATAGGTAGCATGGAAAAGGGTAATTTTGGAATTATGTGTAAGTTGCGGGATTGCGTGTCATGGGCATTGGAGAAAGTAAAGGTTAAGTTGTAG